The Streptomyces clavuligerus genome includes a region encoding these proteins:
- a CDS encoding ATP-binding protein — protein MTRSTPGEFGQRLRALRLGAGLSQEQLAHSAGLSVRALANMERGRTTGPQRQSVQALARALGLNADRTRSLEDAAVPGRQRVRPAAGPAPSGTLSLPRDAGDFTARAAALTTLEHLADSAETGGPSVAVVAGAPGLGKTAFAVHAAHRLAPRFPDGQYCLDLRAMDTEPVRPDEALLRLLAAFGVAGQAVPRSLEDRAGLLRSLTATRRLLLVLDNAAHENQIRPLLPGSGTSLTIITSRKSLTGLEAVHRVDLPLLRREEAVALLTRIVGPERVAREAQAARDLADRCGRLPLALRIAGQRLAARPHETLGKLAALLSHEECRLDLLQTGDLRVRAAFTLSYQQLDDASRLLLRRCALAAGPDVSPETAALLADIPLRDARLRLEELCDRGLLQTDPAAERYGFHDLLGLFAAERMTAEDDPPARDAALDRLSRWMLARATATALHFDAERHDAPTGDPDPATAPAGRDQARAWLEAERNQWLAALHHAHAAGRHRQVLDTALAMHWFSDLTQHWRQWVDVFGIGVDAARALGSPHEEATHLNYLAWAHNRCAHNPLAALEAADAALSVARACDDPLQTGWALGCGAGALRRLGRIDEAIARLDESADCHRDNLTLQGRLALLTTLNTLGEALRGHGRADQATAVHRRSLEICEEGVLHQVAPHLRAIYRAVTLQHLGNDHAALGRWQEAEAPLRQALAVFESLDMPGWAGPAQLELGCVLRRLDHPDEARAALAAALRTLTAHHHPRQAEAATELHTLDHARH, from the coding sequence ATGACCCGCTCGACACCCGGAGAGTTCGGACAGCGCCTGCGGGCCCTGCGCCTCGGCGCCGGACTGAGTCAGGAGCAGCTCGCCCACAGCGCGGGACTGAGCGTCCGGGCGCTGGCGAACATGGAACGAGGTCGGACCACAGGGCCGCAGCGACAGAGCGTCCAGGCCCTGGCCCGGGCGCTGGGACTGAACGCCGACCGGACCCGGTCGCTGGAGGACGCGGCCGTGCCCGGGCGACAGCGGGTCCGCCCGGCGGCCGGTCCGGCGCCTTCGGGCACTCTCTCGCTGCCCCGGGACGCCGGAGACTTCACCGCCCGCGCCGCCGCTCTCACCACCCTGGAGCACCTGGCCGACAGCGCGGAGACCGGCGGCCCGTCCGTGGCCGTCGTCGCGGGCGCCCCCGGCCTGGGGAAGACGGCGTTCGCCGTGCACGCCGCACACCGCCTCGCCCCCCGCTTCCCCGACGGGCAGTACTGCCTCGATCTGCGTGCCATGGACACCGAACCCGTCCGGCCGGACGAGGCGCTGCTCCGGCTGCTGGCCGCCTTCGGGGTCGCCGGTCAGGCCGTGCCCCGGAGCCTGGAGGACCGGGCCGGGCTGTTACGTTCCCTCACCGCGACCCGCCGCCTGCTCCTCGTACTCGACAACGCCGCCCACGAGAACCAGATACGGCCCCTCCTCCCCGGCTCCGGCACCTCCCTCACCATCATCACCAGCCGCAAGAGTCTCACCGGCCTTGAAGCCGTCCACCGCGTCGACCTGCCCCTGCTGCGCCGCGAGGAAGCGGTCGCACTCCTCACCCGTATCGTCGGCCCGGAGCGGGTCGCCCGCGAGGCCCAGGCCGCACGCGACCTCGCCGACCGGTGCGGACGCCTGCCACTGGCCCTCCGGATCGCCGGACAACGCCTCGCCGCCCGACCACACGAGACCCTCGGCAAACTCGCCGCCCTCCTCAGCCACGAGGAGTGCCGACTCGACCTGCTCCAGACCGGAGACCTGAGAGTGCGGGCCGCCTTCACGCTCTCCTACCAGCAGCTCGACGACGCCTCCCGCCTCCTCCTCCGGCGCTGCGCCCTCGCGGCGGGCCCCGATGTCAGCCCCGAGACCGCCGCCCTCCTCGCCGACATCCCGCTCCGCGACGCCCGGCTCCGTCTGGAGGAACTCTGCGACCGCGGGCTGCTCCAGACCGACCCTGCGGCCGAGCGCTACGGCTTCCACGACCTCCTCGGACTCTTCGCCGCCGAACGGATGACGGCCGAGGACGATCCACCGGCCCGGGACGCGGCGCTGGACCGGCTCTCCCGCTGGATGCTGGCCCGGGCCACCGCCACGGCCCTCCACTTCGACGCCGAACGGCATGACGCCCCGACCGGTGACCCCGACCCCGCGACCGCCCCGGCCGGTCGCGACCAGGCCCGCGCCTGGCTGGAGGCCGAACGGAACCAGTGGCTCGCCGCCCTTCACCACGCCCACGCCGCAGGTCGACACCGGCAGGTCCTCGACACCGCGCTGGCGATGCACTGGTTCTCCGACCTCACCCAGCACTGGCGCCAGTGGGTCGACGTCTTCGGAATCGGCGTCGACGCCGCCCGCGCCCTCGGCAGCCCGCACGAAGAGGCCACCCACCTGAACTACCTGGCCTGGGCCCACAACAGATGCGCCCACAACCCCCTCGCCGCCCTCGAAGCCGCCGACGCCGCGCTCTCTGTCGCCCGCGCCTGCGACGACCCGCTCCAGACCGGCTGGGCCCTCGGATGCGGCGCCGGCGCGCTGCGCCGCCTGGGACGGATCGACGAGGCCATCGCCCGGCTCGACGAATCCGCCGACTGCCATCGCGACAATCTCACCCTCCAGGGCAGGCTCGCCCTGCTGACCACCCTCAACACCCTCGGTGAGGCGCTGCGCGGACACGGCCGGGCCGACCAGGCCACCGCGGTGCACCGGCGCAGCCTGGAGATCTGCGAGGAAGGCGTCCTGCACCAGGTGGCACCCCACCTCCGCGCCATCTACCGGGCCGTCACCCTGCAACACCTCGGCAACGACCACGCCGCCCTCGGCCGCTGGCAGGAGGCCGAGGCACCCCTGCGGCAGGCCCTGGCGGTCTTCGAGTCACTCGACATGCCGGGGTGGGCCGGACCCGCCCAGCTCGAACTCGGATGCGTCCTGCGCCGTCTCGACCACCCCGATGAAGCACGCGCGGCACTGGCTGCTGCCCTGCGCACCCTCACCGCCCACCACCACCCCCGCCAGGCCGAGGCCGCCACCGAACTCCACACCCTCGACCACGCCCGCCACTGA
- a CDS encoding peptidase inhibitor family I36 protein: MRVGTSAAGLVAAACASVLLVPSPAAAASQAKPVGHCVVDLATERITCYDTFRESIAAATGGRITDAPATPAKAAEDKRFLAELDAPAGNSAKAAAKANTSRTSPRAASQVVGGFVYEDFNYGGWSWTLTIPSRCRNDGAWDATYGDLGSFWNNKITSVIPAGNCHIELHSDPHYQGARQMYTSSTPYVGDAMNDQASSMVLT, encoded by the coding sequence ATGAGAGTCGGAACAAGTGCGGCCGGGCTCGTGGCCGCCGCGTGCGCGAGCGTCCTTCTGGTTCCCAGCCCGGCCGCGGCGGCCTCCCAGGCCAAGCCCGTCGGCCACTGTGTCGTCGATCTCGCCACAGAGAGGATCACCTGCTACGACACCTTCCGGGAGAGCATCGCCGCGGCCACCGGCGGGCGGATCACCGACGCTCCCGCGACCCCGGCGAAGGCGGCCGAGGACAAGCGGTTCCTGGCCGAGCTGGACGCGCCCGCCGGGAATTCCGCCAAGGCCGCGGCCAAGGCGAACACCTCACGGACCAGCCCCCGCGCCGCGAGCCAGGTGGTGGGCGGCTTCGTCTACGAGGACTTCAACTACGGTGGCTGGTCCTGGACACTGACGATCCCCTCCCGGTGCCGGAACGACGGGGCCTGGGACGCGACCTACGGCGACCTCGGAAGCTTCTGGAACAATAAGATCACCTCCGTGATTCCCGCGGGCAACTGCCACATCGAGCTGCACTCGGACCCCCACTACCAGGGCGCGCGCCAGATGTACACCTCCAGCACTCCCTATGTCGGCGACGCGATGAACGACCAGGCCAGCTCCATGGTCCTGACGTAG
- a CDS encoding DUF4253 domain-containing protein, which produces MDSELLPELLRSVGTALPPGRMITPDEGTGVEPRLWLSEGPAPAGLWARVLGARAGLWPLLLIPVDGDGDCRPWATGELYPQGMSAPGDHDPYALLARWWQRHTAPDKDDDPSSRAARLAVTAPFGETWPGPAPARADVAGADRTAVEWSDFLASLHPEARLGLVAAECGADTLAALGWQGPVNHEGDTATCAAVVRSWEERFGARVVAIGFDTLHLSVAAPPTSHAEALAVAAEHFAFCPDNIEQGAGPPSLNAYAERLVDTEYWTFWWD; this is translated from the coding sequence GTGGATTCCGAACTGCTGCCCGAACTGCTGCGGTCCGTCGGCACAGCGCTGCCGCCCGGCCGAATGATCACGCCGGACGAGGGCACCGGCGTCGAGCCGCGCCTGTGGCTGAGCGAAGGACCGGCGCCCGCCGGGCTCTGGGCGCGGGTGCTGGGCGCCCGTGCCGGGCTCTGGCCGCTGCTGCTGATACCGGTGGACGGCGACGGTGACTGCCGCCCCTGGGCCACGGGCGAGCTGTACCCGCAGGGCATGTCCGCTCCGGGCGACCACGACCCGTACGCGCTGCTGGCCCGCTGGTGGCAGAGACACACCGCCCCCGACAAGGACGACGACCCCTCCTCCCGCGCCGCCCGGCTCGCCGTCACGGCACCGTTCGGTGAGACCTGGCCCGGCCCGGCGCCCGCGCGCGCCGATGTGGCGGGCGCCGACAGGACGGCCGTCGAGTGGTCCGACTTCCTCGCCTCCCTGCACCCCGAGGCCCGGCTGGGTCTGGTGGCGGCCGAATGCGGCGCCGACACCCTCGCCGCACTCGGCTGGCAGGGCCCGGTGAACCACGAGGGCGACACCGCCACATGCGCCGCCGTCGTCCGCAGCTGGGAGGAGCGCTTCGGCGCCCGTGTCGTCGCCATCGGCTTCGACACACTGCACCTGAGCGTCGCCGCGCCGCCCACCAGCCATGCCGAGGCGCTGGCCGTCGCCGCCGAACACTTCGCGTTCTGCCCCGACAACATAGAGCAGGGCGCCGGGCCGCCCTCGCTGAACGCCTACGCCGAACGGCTCGTCGACACGGAGTACTGGACCTTCTGGTGGGACTGA